In Labrus mixtus chromosome 22, fLabMix1.1, whole genome shotgun sequence, the genomic window TCTGAAGAAAACTCTGCCATCGTCCTCAAGAAAGTGACCTCTGCTCCTCCCACTGTTCCTTGCACTGCTCCTCACACTGACGACTTCTGCACCTTCGAACCGCTGTCTTTGGCAGATGCTAAGGAGGAATGCATGTTATTAGACTCCATTGCTTGGCCTGAAActcctcctctgtcagctcCTCTTTTATTTGACCAGACAAGTGATCCCGCCCACAGCACCTTCACCATTCTCCCAGGGAGGGGTGGAGTAGACCGGCATGTAGGAGACCAGCTGGAAGTTATGATACAAATATACGACTTCCAAGGTAACCCCAAGAAGTCTGGAGGAGATGTCTTACTTGCCCGGTTGCACAACAGGGCACTTGAAGCAGGTGTGGCTGGACGAGTGGTGGATCACCTTAATGGCTCCTACTCTGCTGTATTCCCTTTACTCTGGGAAGGAAGCGCACATGTTGAGGTAAAGTTCAAGGCTTTCTACTAAAATGGTATTGTAAAACAAGTGATGGTAAAGGAATCACCTATTGCAATGTGATTGTCCTGTAGGTCATTTAATTCATGAAATCTAAACCATTTTCCCTGACTTACTTTTgccaacaaacaacaacataaaaagttttaaaaaaaaagacattgtggaagttttaaaaactgcagttcctccagttaCTTCTTGAGGCATTCAATTCAAATAGCTTTATTGGcattaatgtgtaaaatatattacCAAAGCATATAACAACacataatacaataataatgaaaagtaataataaGCAATTAAATATTCTAATAATGAAAAAgtgtcatttattattttatagtgTTGCATGAGTTTAACACaagtgttgtgtatttgtgtgtcccCAAGTCAACGTCAGGGTGTAGGAATTATGTGTTTAGGAATGGaaacaattcagtgattggacgcaaTTTAAACAGGCAAACATGACGGCTGTGGACATAgtgacaaagaagagaaaatactaCCATAGTAAGGCGAAACGCTGTGtggataaagcttgttccaaaaTGATGGTGAACTTGGGGCTAGCTTTAACTCGCAGATCCAGAATTGATCttctttctgttggacagggtCCAAACACCaatggttagcttgtgctagcgtgcaaTAGCTTttagtgtaggtacaagcagtaaacagtCACACTATTTCCTGCAGTGAGAAAACTGTATTACACCAAATAAAGGCTTCCCCAGATAAATTTGTTTCAAACACTTTACATCCATAAAAATCCATGGACTGCTTCATAAAACTCAATGTTTCGCTGATCTTTTGACGACACCTCATATCAGCCTTATATAACAGCAAAACAAGATCTACACACCAAGGAGCTCCTGTTCAAAGGATTTATTGACGAGTGACGTTTCTagccaacatgctcttcctcagacaTTTCTTGTAACCAATCTCAAAACATGGATATGTTGCTCCTGACAATACGTCAAGGTGAtttattcatgcacacactcaggATATTGATTTAAAGTAAAAGAGGCTTTCAGAACTGCATTAAAAGTACTAATAAGTTGAAATTGATACTAAGGTAGGTTATGAATTGTTTGAGAGAAAACAGGCAAATCTATTGTTTGAGAAGATGGCTGCATACagtggtaataaaaaaaagttatatcgGGCTCctgatagcctagcagttatacACATGCCCCCTTTACAGAGGAGATGGTCCTCTTTGTAGCAGCCGGGGGGGAATGTGACCTTGGCTCATTGCAGAGTGTCATCCCCCTCTCcatcctcccaacatttcctgtcagctgtcctatctactAAAGGCGAGACAGGtgaaaaaacatgactttaagTTAAACTTTCCAGCTAGTAGACAGTTTACCATTTCCAACAATCTTATCGttaacattaaataaattattaactTCAGTCAGCAGACACCAAAAATAGAAATTAATTATcttgaaaacattgttttaacaaTCAAAttatacacataaaaaaaatagcatgcAAAGGGTGTATGCTATACCTTTAAagctcttgtgttttgttttatcaggtGACACTTGTCCACTCAAGCGAGGCTGTCACAGTTCTGCACAGGCTGAATAGAGAACATCCTGAAAGGGTTCTCTTTAAAAGCCTCTTCCGCTCAGGTTCAATCTCTGAAACTACCTCCTGTAATGTTTGCCTACGTCAAACCAACCAGCCACAGTGCAACTACACTGACCTCCGTACAGGCGACCCTTGGTTCTGCTACAAGCCAAAGAAACTGAGCTGTGATGACAGGATTAACCACATGAGAGATGGATTCAATGTAAGACTCaaggacaaagaggagaagCTTTTCCAAAGGTGAGGGAGCACAGCAGTAGAGAAGTTGCATCtagttttacatttaatgacTAAGTATGTAGTATGTGTCACCTGgtggaaaatgttgtgtttgtaactACAGGTGGCAAAGATTAAATCTTACGATGTTTATAGTGTAAGATAATACCTATCAAAATACTTATTCTGAACAATTAAAGTTGACACTCATCAACAAAACTATGAAGTGTATATTTTCAGTCCAAATATGGAGGCAGAGTAATTTAATAAAACTAACGTGTTACCATTTGTTAAAtcatgtttgacatttacatAATGTAGTGTGTTTAAGAGATTCTTAATAATGGGAGTTTTTTCACCCTAGCAAAGTCAACCTGAAAGTCTTCATTCACTCTTCAGGACCGGCCAATGTCATGGTGCTGCCTCCAATGAAAGGTAAAGCACAACTTTTCTACTTCCACCTTTTAAAGATATCCATGtgaccttgaaaataaaaatggtttggtaaaaataaataaaaccttcctcttcctctgtatTCCAGCCAGAGCATTGGTGGAATGAAGTactacacaataaaaaaaaatgacaatagcTGTTTATCGCTTTGCCTTGTAGAAAAGATATCCCAtataaggaaaaaataaataaactaaccAGATTCTATCTACAAAAACTGAGATTCATTTACGctcaaaacaagatttattttaagtacTATTATactattaaagaggacatattatagcccttttccaccttttcaaacagtcccctgtggtctaaatgaaacagctGTGCTTTCGTCAAAATATAATATGAATTAAGCACctgaggaggtttgtgaccctgtataaaccagctctctcagaacactccgttttggtgtgtgtgtctctttaaatgcaatgagccccccagagttttcctggtagacatcaatcctctgtagcaagacttaaaatggcagacctgcgaagacgttttgttctaggctggggatggagtccatgggtggagatatcaggggtaGGGAGgatattctttttttaccagaatccagcttgtgacatcacatgctgagaaaatttgaaacagagcatttttctgtgttgtaagacttatgcagactacaaacatttatttcatattttgtgggtcagtagacaatcaggttacccaaatatatgttcaaaaacactgtacccctttaaaaatactaaactaattaacatctgtaaatatttagctttcaataatcaacattttcttaTAAAAGGAATTTGGTAACATTTACCTTAACCACAATAAGCATGTGCATTCGAGACATACACTGTCCTGCTGAGCactttaatgcatgtttttctgCTGCTCAGACAAGTCCAATAAATTCACCTATCTGCACTGGAGAAAAGCTAAAACTGAGTCTTTTGTAAAAATTTGAacgaatgttttttttgtgttaatataTGATGTTGTCTCAAGTGAAATAAGCAAGGTAAAGGATAGACCatgttttggtctttttatgGGATCTGTtgacaaaacatgatgaaacaaTGACTTTAATAACCAAAAGCTTGATCAATATGTCTTAGGGCAACCTGAGGTCGATCAAGGCAATGGGAAGTCTGGACTCTCTGGGTATTACTACCAAGGTGTGTGGCGATCACTTGGTGGCACCAAAGTCCACCAATTCAACaactcctctgccatcagtcagTGTCTGAAAGGAAAGGTGGTCCACCTGTATGGAGACTCCACCCTTAGGCAGTGGTTTGAGTACTTTGATGCTTCACTTCCAGGTAGTTGATTCACAGTAATTTCAGGTGGAAGTTTATTATCTATATATCACAGCTAAACTTGTTCCTTCTGTCATACTTTCAGATGCTAAGGAGATTAACCGGAATAGTCCGAAGCAAACGGGACCTTACATGA contains:
- the LOC132956297 gene encoding NXPE family member 3-like, coding for MPLCHHLSFSTPCQFNSEENSAIVLKKVTSAPPTVPCTAPHTDDFCTFEPLSLADAKEECMLLDSIAWPETPPLSAPLLFDQTSDPAHSTFTILPGRGGVDRHVGDQLEVMIQIYDFQGNPKKSGGDVLLARLHNRALEAGVAGRVVDHLNGSYSAVFPLLWEGSAHVEVTLVHSSEAVTVLHRLNREHPERVLFKSLFRSGSISETTSCNVCLRQTNQPQCNYTDLRTGDPWFCYKPKKLSCDDRINHMRDGFNVRLKDKEEKLFQSKVNLKVFIHSSGPANVMVLPPMKGQPEVDQGNGKSGLSGYYYQGVWRSLGGTKVHQFNNSSAISQCLKGKVVHLYGDSTLRQWFEYFDASLPDAKEINRNSPKQTGPYMIWDNAKNILVTYRVHGPPLSFIYIPTSELHYIANEIDGLVGGTNTVVVFSIWAHFSPFPIELYIRRLQSIRRAVIRLLNRAPDTLVVIRTANLRGLTPSDSLNYSDWYTLQEDKVLRAVFKGLNVRLVDAWEMTLAHHLPHNIHPGRPIVKNMIDILLSYICTK